The proteins below come from a single Rickettsia typhi str. Wilmington genomic window:
- a CDS encoding ABC transporter ATP-binding protein, whose protein sequence is MIKYHALSKSTFSLGIYFLKFDKIKITLLTVICILFGIIPAMDSILLQKIIDLIESFSDENAHNLLSSMIYWAIFYALWWESINIAYRAYDYLYLKTMPVIKGKILNELYNYTQYHSHKFFQENLAGHISNRITETARSFEMIISIFGEKLLRKLAIIVFALIALYLVHYAFATIFILWITVFIGLSILFSDKMNQYSLNYARSQSFVAGSIVDAISNINAVRMFTAHKFERQHLETRVENAVADEQTMQFFMFKLRYSLGMSCSIMIFIMIYYLSRLRSELSISIGDCVLVLTLCINVADDIWDLTQEIGDMFEQIGAFNQGLSLMAPHIITDIENATPLHIEAGIIEFRNVTFKYYNNNNLFYNKSVLIPSKQKVGLVGFSGSGKTTFISLLTRLHDIEDGMILIDNQNIKNVTQDSLRKAISLIPQEPVLFHRTILDNIRYGKKDATLDEIIEAAKAAHIHDVIDNLPDGYDTMCGERGNNLSGGQRQRIIIARAILKNAPILILDEATSSLDSETESMIQDSMDYLMKNKTVIVIAHRLSTLLNMDRILVFEAGSIIDDGSHTELLKNSKLYKKLWNSQIKGLIV, encoded by the coding sequence GTGATCAAATACCATGCTTTATCTAAATCTACATTTAGCTTAGGTATTTATTTTTTAAAATTTGATAAAATTAAAATTACGTTATTGACTGTAATTTGTATTTTATTTGGCATTATTCCAGCAATGGATAGTATATTACTTCAAAAAATCATTGATCTAATTGAATCTTTTAGTGATGAAAATGCTCATAACTTATTGTCTTCAATGATTTACTGGGCAATATTTTATGCTCTTTGGTGGGAGAGTATTAATATAGCATATCGTGCATATGATTATTTGTATCTCAAAACTATGCCAGTAATAAAAGGGAAAATACTAAATGAACTTTACAATTATACACAATATCATAGCCATAAATTCTTTCAGGAGAATCTAGCAGGACATATTAGCAATCGTATTACCGAAACTGCAAGGTCATTTGAGATGATTATTTCTATATTCGGTGAAAAACTTCTACGTAAACTTGCTATTATTGTGTTTGCATTAATTGCTTTATATTTAGTACATTACGCTTTTGCTACAATATTTATTTTATGGATTACAGTTTTTATAGGCCTTAGTATTCTTTTCTCAGATAAAATGAATCAATACTCATTAAACTATGCTCGAAGCCAATCCTTTGTTGCCGGCAGTATTGTAGATGCAATTAGCAATATTAATGCTGTAAGGATGTTTACAGCACATAAATTTGAACGTCAACATTTAGAAACAAGAGTAGAAAATGCCGTAGCCGATGAACAAACTATGCAATTCTTTATGTTTAAATTACGTTACTCTCTTGGCATGTCGTGTTCAATAATGATTTTTATCATGATTTATTATTTGTCACGACTTCGTAGTGAATTATCTATAAGCATAGGTGATTGTGTGTTAGTGCTAACATTATGTATAAATGTAGCAGATGATATTTGGGATTTAACTCAGGAAATTGGTGATATGTTCGAGCAGATCGGAGCATTTAATCAGGGTTTGTCTTTAATGGCACCACATATTATAACGGATATTGAAAACGCTACTCCCTTACATATCGAAGCAGGGATTATTGAATTTAGAAACGTCACATTTAAGTATTACAATAATAATAATCTATTTTATAATAAATCAGTATTAATACCTAGTAAACAAAAAGTCGGGCTAGTAGGCTTTTCAGGTTCAGGGAAAACTACTTTTATTAGTTTACTCACTAGATTGCATGATATAGAAGACGGAATGATTTTAATAGATAATCAAAATATTAAAAACGTAACTCAAGATTCTTTAAGAAAAGCAATTAGCCTAATACCTCAAGAACCAGTTCTTTTTCATCGCACCATTTTAGATAACATCAGATACGGAAAAAAAGACGCTACTCTTGATGAAATTATAGAAGCAGCTAAAGCAGCACATATCCACGATGTTATCGATAATCTACCAGATGGTTACGATACTATGTGTGGAGAGCGTGGAAATAATTTATCTGGCGGTCAGCGTCAAAGAATTATCATAGCAAGAGCCATCTTAAAAAATGCTCCTATTTTAATTCTTGATGAAGCAACAAGTAGTTTAGATAGTGAGACTGAAAGCATGATTCAAGATTCAATGGATTATTTAATGAAAAATAAAACTGTGATAGTAATTGCACATAGATTATCTACTTTACTCAATATGGATAGAATTTTAGTTTTTGAAGCAGGCAGCATAATTGATGATGGTAGCCACACAGAATTATTAAAAAATAGTAAACTATATAAAAAGTT
- a CDS encoding DUF2671 domain-containing protein: MQEKELSNNFLEENKSKEDNSPFSDIKYICQASLLITDSIRKGYDVTQFSNGDINVREIRIVNVHYNWNSEKGKFVKTNQIEFNNNKGV, encoded by the coding sequence ATGCAAGAAAAAGAATTATCTAATAATTTTTTAGAAGAAAACAAGTCTAAGGAAGATAATTCTCCGTTCTCTGATATAAAATATATTTGTCAAGCAAGCTTATTAATTACAGATTCTATTAGAAAAGGGTATGATGTAACTCAATTTTCCAATGGTGATATTAATGTTAGAGAAATAAGAATAGTAAATGTTCATTATAATTGGAACTCCGAAAAAGGAAAATTTGTTAAAACTAATCAGATAGAATTTAATAATAACAAAGGTGTATAA
- a CDS encoding cytochrome ubiquinol oxidase subunit I, with protein MEFDQVLLSRIQFAFTISFHIIFPTFTIGLASFLAVIEGLWLKTKNPVYQEIYKFWVKIFAVTFGMGVVSGVVMSYQFGTNWSNFSDKVGNVIGPLLGFEVFTAFFLESSFLGIMLFGFNKVTKKVHFISTLIVAIGTIISAFWILAANSWMHTPAGFELRGEGFFYPLNWLAIIFNPSFPYRFLHMVTASYLTTSFVIGGVASFYLLNNRCKQHAKIMLFMAVLMALIVSPIQIFIGDLHGLNTLKYQPVKVSAIEGIWNTKKGASFNLIGLPDKEEETTKYAIEIPYASSLILTHSLDGEVKGLKEWTKEERPPVAVVFFSFRIMLGIGCLMVFTGIAGLYLYLNKRLYTTHWFQYLYILMSPLGFIAVLAGWLVTEVGRQPYIVYNILKTADTVSPLLGKYVLISLISFVVVYLIIFGAGIYYIIHLIKKGIESIDNNETYVEH; from the coding sequence ATGGAATTTGATCAAGTATTATTATCGAGGATTCAATTTGCTTTTACCATAAGTTTCCATATAATATTTCCTACTTTTACTATAGGACTTGCAAGCTTTTTAGCAGTAATTGAAGGGTTGTGGTTAAAAACAAAAAATCCAGTTTATCAAGAAATATACAAATTTTGGGTAAAGATTTTTGCCGTTACTTTTGGTATGGGAGTAGTTTCTGGTGTTGTAATGTCTTACCAGTTCGGTACTAATTGGTCGAATTTTTCAGATAAGGTTGGAAATGTTATAGGTCCGCTTCTAGGTTTTGAAGTATTTACTGCTTTTTTTCTTGAATCTTCTTTTCTAGGCATAATGTTATTCGGGTTTAATAAAGTCACTAAAAAAGTACATTTTATTTCTACGTTAATTGTTGCAATTGGTACCATAATCTCAGCTTTTTGGATCCTTGCTGCTAATAGTTGGATGCATACACCTGCTGGTTTTGAACTGCGAGGTGAAGGATTCTTTTATCCTTTAAATTGGTTAGCAATTATCTTTAATCCATCTTTTCCTTATCGCTTTTTGCATATGGTTACTGCATCTTATTTAACTACTTCTTTTGTGATCGGTGGTGTAGCTAGCTTTTATTTACTCAATAATCGTTGTAAACAGCATGCTAAAATTATGCTTTTTATGGCTGTGTTAATGGCGTTAATTGTTTCACCTATTCAAATATTTATCGGTGATCTACATGGTTTAAATACTCTTAAATATCAGCCTGTCAAAGTCTCAGCTATCGAAGGTATTTGGAATACAAAAAAAGGAGCATCATTTAATCTTATAGGCTTGCCTGATAAAGAAGAAGAAACAACAAAATATGCTATAGAAATACCTTATGCGAGTAGTTTAATCTTAACGCATAGTTTAGACGGTGAAGTGAAAGGCTTAAAAGAATGGACAAAAGAAGAACGTCCGCCGGTTGCAGTAGTATTTTTTAGCTTTCGTATTATGCTAGGAATTGGTTGCTTAATGGTATTTACAGGTATTGCTGGTTTATATCTTTACTTAAACAAGAGATTATATACTACGCATTGGTTTCAATATTTGTATATATTAATGTCCCCTTTAGGTTTTATTGCAGTACTTGCAGGTTGGTTAGTAACTGAAGTAGGCAGACAACCTTATATAGTATATAATATTTTAAAAACCGCGGATACGGTGTCACCATTACTCGGTAAATATGTATTGATTTCTCTAATTTCTTTTGTAGTAGTGTATTTGATTATTTTTGGAGCTGGTATATATTATATTATACATTTAATAAAGAAAGGTATAGAATCGATAGATAATAACGAAACTTACGTGGAACATTAG
- a CDS encoding glycosyltransferase family 2 protein, with protein MKKISTFIITKNEEARIARAINSVKNITDEVIVVDNESTDDTVHIAKTLGAKVIVKPWLGYVGQKSFAESMCVNDWVLNIDADEELSQELQDEIEYIFASHNQDRYLAYQIKLLIMYRGDQKSRMFAPLNKCIRLYNKKFASFANTINSTTHDSVVFNKDVDFIGKIYLLNGIAYHYSGTSIEQLVNKANFYSSEQAKDLVKQGKKFSNFRLATEMIWWFLKAFFIRRYFVFGFDGFVDSIIFAFARFLRLAKLRELSLKSRNVIASDNYINYCMDIKSLLQKKKRSRYPKK; from the coding sequence ATGAAAAAAATCTCAACATTTATTATTACCAAAAATGAAGAAGCAAGGATAGCAAGAGCTATAAATAGTGTAAAAAATATTACTGATGAAGTGATAGTAGTAGATAATGAAAGTACTGATGATACAGTGCATATAGCTAAAACATTAGGCGCTAAGGTAATAGTAAAGCCTTGGCTTGGTTATGTAGGGCAGAAATCTTTTGCCGAAAGTATGTGTGTAAATGATTGGGTTCTAAATATTGATGCTGATGAAGAGTTGTCTCAAGAGTTACAAGATGAAATAGAGTATATTTTTGCTTCTCATAATCAAGATCGTTATTTAGCTTATCAAATCAAGCTATTAATAATGTATCGTGGTGATCAAAAATCACGCATGTTTGCTCCATTGAATAAATGTATTAGATTATATAATAAAAAATTTGCCAGTTTTGCAAATACGATCAATAGTACTACTCATGATTCCGTGGTATTTAATAAAGATGTTGATTTTATAGGCAAAATTTATCTATTAAATGGCATTGCTTATCATTATTCTGGTACCTCAATTGAGCAGTTAGTAAATAAAGCCAATTTTTATTCTAGTGAGCAAGCAAAAGATTTAGTAAAACAAGGAAAAAAGTTTTCAAATTTCCGTTTGGCAACTGAGATGATATGGTGGTTTTTAAAAGCTTTTTTTATTAGACGCTATTTTGTATTTGGTTTTGATGGTTTTGTAGATTCAATAATTTTTGCTTTTGCAAGATTTTTAAGGCTTGCTAAGTTAAGAGAGTTATCGCTTAAATCACGCAATGTTATTGCGAGCGATAATTATATTAATTATTGCATGGATATTAAGTCGTTATTGCAAAAAAAGAAGAGAAGTCGCTATCCAAAAAAATAA
- the cydB gene encoding cytochrome d ubiquinol oxidase subunit II, whose product MLNFGHYIDLPLVCGGLIATAICLYVLLDGFDLGVGILFPFAPTDDCRHKMINSIAPFWDGNETWLVLGGGGLFAAFPLAYSILMSALYIPIILMLLGLIFRGVAFEFRFKAHIGHRYIWDYAFHFGSMLAVFCQGLMLGAFVQGIVIDGRQFAGGSFDFLTSFSVMTGIALIFCYALLGATWLILKTEKKTQDWAYKSALYILFYVALFIGLVSLCTPFLNNYINHRWFNIPNIYYLSIILIVIVLIFIKLIKAIKQKKEVTPFVYTILLFLLGYLVLAISIWPYIVPHKITLENAAAAPESQSLLLIGAVIFLPIILGYTFYCYYIFRGKSSPQPLY is encoded by the coding sequence ATGTTAAATTTTGGACATTATATAGATTTACCACTTGTTTGTGGTGGACTTATAGCTACCGCTATTTGTTTATATGTTTTACTAGATGGTTTTGATTTAGGTGTAGGAATCTTATTTCCGTTTGCACCTACCGATGATTGTCGTCATAAAATGATTAATTCTATAGCACCTTTTTGGGATGGTAATGAAACTTGGTTAGTACTTGGAGGTGGTGGTTTATTTGCAGCTTTTCCTTTAGCCTATTCGATATTAATGTCTGCCTTATATATCCCTATCATATTAATGTTACTTGGGTTAATATTTCGTGGCGTAGCTTTTGAGTTTCGTTTTAAGGCTCATATAGGTCATCGTTATATTTGGGATTATGCTTTTCATTTTGGTTCTATGCTTGCTGTTTTTTGTCAAGGGTTAATGCTTGGTGCATTTGTCCAAGGAATAGTGATAGATGGGCGGCAATTTGCAGGTGGAAGTTTTGATTTTCTTACTTCATTTTCTGTTATGACAGGGATAGCATTAATATTTTGTTATGCACTCTTGGGTGCTACTTGGCTTATTCTAAAAACAGAAAAGAAAACACAAGATTGGGCTTATAAATCTGCTTTATACATTTTATTTTATGTTGCCCTTTTTATTGGGCTTGTTAGTTTATGTACACCTTTCTTAAATAATTACATAAATCATCGTTGGTTTAATATTCCTAATATTTACTATTTATCGATTATACTTATTGTAATTGTTTTAATATTTATCAAGTTAATCAAGGCTATTAAACAGAAAAAAGAAGTAACACCGTTTGTTTATACAATCTTATTATTTTTATTAGGATATTTAGTGCTTGCAATAAGTATATGGCCATATATCGTTCCACATAAAATTACGCTTGAAAACGCAGCAGCAGCACCTGAGTCACAGTCTTTACTATTGATAGGGGCTGTAATCTTTCTACCTATAATACTTGGATATACATTCTATTGTTATTATATATTCCGTGGCAAATCATCTCCTCAACCTCTGTATTAG